In the Gossypium raimondii isolate GPD5lz chromosome 9, ASM2569854v1, whole genome shotgun sequence genome, one interval contains:
- the LOC105800544 gene encoding acireductone dioxygenase 1: MAIEAWFMDESKEDQRLPHRRNPNEPVSLEHLAELGVLYWHLNPKDYENDEELKKIREARGYNYMDLLDLCPEKVANYEEKLRNFYTEHIHADEEIRYCLEGSGYFDVRDKDDRWIRIWIKGGDLIILPAGIYHRFTLDTSNYVKLMRLFLGEPVWTAYNRPQEDHPARKEYIKSLTEKVGMPLAAH, encoded by the exons ATGGCTATCGAG GCTTGGTTTATGGATGAAAGCAAAGAAGACCAAAGGCTTCCTCATCGACGCAACCCCAACGAACCTGTTTCGTTGGAGCACTTGGCAG AGCTGGGAGTGTTGTATTGGCATTTGAACCCCAAGGATTACGAGAACGATGAAGAGTTGAAGAAGATTAGAGAAGCCAGAGGTTATAATTACATg GATTTGCTTGATTTATGCCCTGAGAAAGTTGCCAACTATGAGGAGAAACTGAGGAACTTTTACACCGAGCACATCCATGCCGACGAAGAGATACGCTACTGCTTGGAAGGCAGCGGGTATTTTGATGTTAGGGACAAGGATGACCGATGGATTCGGATTTGGATCAAAGGAGGTGATCTTATTATATTGCCTGCTGGAATCTACCATCGGTTCACTCTTGACACCAGCAACTATGTCAAG TTGATGAGGTTGTTTTTGGGAGAACCGGTGTGGACAGCGTATAATCGGCCCCAGGAGGATCACCCTGCAAGGAAAGAGTACATTAAAAGCTTGACTGAGAAAGTTGGGATGCCATTAGCTGCTCATTAG